The sequence below is a genomic window from Kitasatospora kifunensis.
CCTGCCGCTCGAAGCCGCGGTGCAGCGAGAAGGCCTCTCCGTACTCGTCAGCGGCCGGCTCGGCGGGCCGGGGCAGCAGGGCGGGCCACTCGGCGGCGGGCAGCAGGCCGAGCACGCCGAGCGGAGTGTCCGGCGAGTCCAGCGCCTGGGTGAGCAACTCCCGCCAGGCGCAGGCCATCCGGGCGATGGTCGCCAGGTCGAACAGGTCGGTGCTGAACTCCACCTCGCCGTGCAGCTCGCCGTCATCGTAGGTGGACCAGGTCAGGTCGAGCTTGGTGGTGCCGTTGGGCTGCACCCGGCTGCGTCCGCCCGCGCCGCCGAGTCGCAGCTCGGCCGGGTCCTGGGTGTGCGCGCCGAACAGCAGCTGCACCAGCGGCGGGTGGTTGCCGGACCGCTCGCCTCCCACCTCGTTGACGATGCTGTCGAGCGGGGTGTCCTGGTGGCCGTAGGCGTCGAAGGAGGTGTCCCGGGCCTGCTCGACCAGGTCGCGGAAGGTGGTGCTCGGCTCGGTGCGCAGGCGCAGCGGCAGCACGTTGACGAAGTAGCCGATCAGGTGGTCGAGTTCGGGCCTGCTGCGGGTGGAGACCGGAGTCCCGATCACCAGGTCCTGCTCCCGGGTGTACCGGTGGACCAGCGTCGCGAAGGCCGCCAGCAGCACGGTGAACGGGGTGGCCCCGAGCGAGCGGGCCAGTTCGCGCACCCGGGCGGCGGTGCCGGGCGCCAACTCGTAGTGGTAGGTGTCCCCGTGGGCACTGGCGTGGGCCGGGCGCACCCGGTCGCCGGGCAGCGTGGTGACCGCCGGGGCGCCGCGCAGCTGCCGGCGCCAGTAGGCCAGGTCCCCCTCACGCGGTGTGCCGCGCTCCCAGGCGCTGTAGTCGGGGTACTGCACGGGCAGTTCGGGCAGCTTCGGGGTGCGGCCGGTCAGCGCCGCGTCGTAGCACTCGGTCAACTCCCGCTCGAACAGGCCCATCGACCACTCGTCCCAGACGATGTGGTGGAAGACCGCGACGATCGTGCTGCGCTCCTGCTGCCCGTCGGTGCCGTGCCTGATCAGCCGGACCCGCAGCAGCGGGCCCTCGGTGAGGCTGAACGGCTCCCCGGCGTCCTGCGCCACGGCCGCGTCGGCCGCAGCCGCCTGCTGGGCGGTGGGCAGCGCGCGCAGATCGGTCAGTGCGATCGGGACCGGCAGCTCGGTGTGGAGCAGCTGGCACGGCTCGTCCTGCTCGACGGCGAAGGTGGTGCGCAGCGCCTCGTGCCGCGCGAGGATCACGTCCAGCGCCTGCTGGAGGGCCGTCAGCTCGACCGGACCGTCGAGGTCGAGCACCCACGGGATGTTGTACGCGGCGCTGCCCGGGGTGAGTTGGTCGAGGAACCACAGCCCGCGTTGCAGGCCGGACAGCGGCGCCCGGTCGGCGCGCAGCCGGGTCAAGGCATGGTAGTTGCCCATGATCACTCCAATTCTGTGGGCCGGCGTCAGGCCAGCTGGGCGGCGAGGGCCGAGACGGTCTTGCAGCTGAAGATCAGCCGGGGCGGAACCTCTCGCGCCAGGGTCTCGGCCAGCAGCACCGCGACCCGCACCGCACGCAGTGAATCCCCGCCGAGCTGGAAGAAGTTGTCGTCGACGCCGATGTCCCGCACACCCAGCACCTCCGACCAGGCCTCGGCGACGTGCCGCTCCAACTCCCCGACGAGCTCCACACGTTCGGCATCCTGGTCACCGTGCTGCCCGGCCGTGCTGTCAGGGGCGGGCAGGGCCCGGCGGTCGACCTTCCCGTGAGCGGTCAGCGGGAGTTCGGACAGCACGGTGAAACTGGCGGGAACCATGTAGTCGGGTAGCACCGTCAGCAAGTGGCGCCGTAGATCGGCGGGTTGCGGCGAAGCACCCGCCTCGGCCGTGAGGTAGGCGGCCAGCCGCTTGTCCCCCGGCGTCGGCTCGTGCACGGTGACCGCGCAGGTGGCCACCTGCGGGTGCGCGGCCAGCGCGTTCTCGATCTCGCCCAGCTCGATCCGGTAGCCGCGGACCTTCACCTGGCCGTCGCGTCGACCGATGAACTCCATCGTGCCGTCCGGCAGTCGGCGCACCAGGTCACCGGTCCGGTAGAGCCGCGCGCCCGGTTCGGCGCCGAACGGGTCGGGCAGGAAGCTCCGCGCCGTCAGGGCGGCCCGGTTGAGGTAGCCGTGGCCCAGCGCCGGTCCTGAGATGTAGAGTTCGCCGGTCTCGCCCGCCGCGCTCGGCCGCAGTTCCTCGTCCAGCACGTGGACGATCCGGTCGCCCACCGCCCGGCCGATCGGGACCACGGGCCGCGCCAGATCCGTCGGCCGCACCTGGTGCACGGTGGCGGCCACCGTCGCCTCGGAAGGGCCGTAGAGGTGCACCACATTGACCTCGGGCAGCTCGGTCAGCACCCGGCGGAAGTGGTCGACGGGAATGCGGTCGCCGCCCAGGAGCAGGTCCCGCAGGTTCTTCAACAGGCCCGGATCGGCCGTCACGACGGCGCCGAAGGCGGCCGCGCTGAGCAGCAGGACGGTGGCGCCGTGCTCGGCCGCGAACTGCGCGACGCCGATCGGATCGGTATCACCCGGCTCCGGGATCAGCACCCGGCCGCCGGAGAGCAGCGCCGGATACAGGTCCAGCACATGCCCGTCCCAGCTCAGCGCCGAGTGCAGCACCGCCGTCGACCCCGGGCCCCAGCAGGCGTACCCCTGCCCGGCGAAGAACCCAGGCACCGCCCGGTGCGGCACCAGCGTGCCCTTCGGCACCCCGGTGGAGCCCGAGGTGTAGGGCACGTAGAAGGCGTCCTCGGGCGACAACCGCACCTGTGGATCCGCGGTTTGGTGCTGCGCCAACTCCTGGTCCGCCACATCCAGCACCCGCACCCCCAACCCCGCCGCCACCACCGGATCAGCGCTCACCACCAGCACCGGCGCCGCGTCCCGCACGAAGTGCGCCAGCCGCTCGAACGGCACCCCCGGCTCCAGCGGCACATACGCAGCCCCCGCCTTCAGCACCCCCAGCATCAACGCCACGCACTCCAACGACCGCCCCACATGCAGCCCCACCCGATCACCCACGCCCACCCCGTGACCCCGTAACCACCAGGCCACCTGATTCGCCCGCGCGTTCAACTCCCGGTACGACCACTCGCCCTTGCCGTCATCCGCCCCTGGCCGCACCAGCGCGACGGCCTCCGGGCACGCCCGCACCCGCTCCTCGAAGCGCTCGACCACCGTGCCCGCGGCGCCCACCATGTCCGCGGCGCCCGACGGCTCGCCGACCTGGGCGGCAGGCTCCGCGGTGTACCGGCCGAGCAGCTCGATCCACTCCCGGCAGAACCCGGCAATCGTCGCCGGGTCGTACAGACGCGCGTCGAACTCGATCCAGCCACGCAGCGCCGCACCGGGGTCCTCGACCATCCAGACCAGCTCGAACTTGGCCACCTGGTGCGCGTGCAGCCGCCGGGTGCCGATCAACTCACCCAGGTGGACGGTAGATCCGCTGCTCGGGTGCAACTCGAAGGCGGTCTGGAAGAGCGGACTGACGTCGATCCTGCGGTCGTCCAGCACCGCGTTGACGATGCTGTCCAGTGGAGTGTCCCGGTGAGCGTGGGCGTCGAAGGAGGTGTCGCGGACGTGCCGGACCAGCTCACGGAAGCCGTGCTGCGCGGTGACGCTCAGGCGCAGCGGCAGCAGGTTGACGAAGTAGCCGATCAGGCCGTCCAGTTCGGGTCGACTGCGGGTGGTCACCGGCGTGCCGATCACCAAGTCCTCGCCCCGGGTGTGCCGGTGGACCAGGGCGGCGAAGGCCGCCAGCAGCACGGTGAACGGCGTGGCGTCCTCGGCGCGGGCCAGCTCGCGGATCCGCCGAGTGGTCTCGGCCGGGATCTCGAAGCGGTGACTGTCCCCGCGCGGCGCGCCCTGCTCGCTGCGCGGCCGATCGGTGGGCAGCGCGGTGATCGGCGGGGCGCCGCGCAACTGCGCCGTCCAGTAGTCGAGATGGTGCTGCTGCGGCATCTCCTGCTGCCAGCTGCTGTAGTCGGCGTACTGCACCGGGAGTTGGGGCCAGTCCAGGTCGACGCCCTTTACCGCGGCGGCATAGAGCTCGCCCAACTCGCTTTCGAAGACGCCCAGCGAGGACTCATCCCAGATGATGTGGTGGAAGACGGCAACCAGAGTGCTGTGCTCGGCGCTGTGCCGGATCAGCCGGAGTCGGAAGAGCGGTCCGTCGGCGAGGTCGAAGGCCGCCCGCGCGTCCCGCTCGATCGCCGCCGTCGCGGCCGCCTCGCGCTCCTCGCCCTCGATCTCGGTCAAGTCGGTGACGGCTATCGCGGCCGCCCGCTCGGCGTGGATCACCTGACGCGGCTCACCCCGCTCCGTGGCGATGCTACTGCGCAGCACCTCGTGCCGCGCCACCAGCACGTCCAACGCCGCCTGAAGAGCAGTCAGTTCGACCGGCCCTTCCAACTCGAAGACCCAGGGGATGTTGTAGGCCGTCGAGTCCGGGTTGAGCTGGGCGAGTGTCCACAGGCCTCGCTGCAGCCCGGACAGCGGCGCGGTCACGGCCTGCCGCCGAGTCAGCTCGGGCCCGGCGGCCGGCACGCTCGCCGCGGCCATCGCCGCCGCCAACTCGCGGACGGTCTGCGCCTCGAAGACCGTGACATGGGAGACGTCCGCGTACGGGGTATCCAGCATCCGACCGGCCACGCGAAGGGCGGTCAGCGAGTCCCCGCCGAGGTTGAAGAAGTTCTCGTCCAGGCCGATACCGTCCAGGCCTAGCACCTCGGACCAGACCTCGACAATCAGACGCTCCAACTCGGAGGCCGGGGCGTCGCCTGGCGCTTCCTCCCGCACCTCCTCCGGAGCCGGCAGCGCGCGGCGGTCGATCTTCCCGTTGGCGCTCAGCGGCAGCGCGGGCAGCACGGTGAACGTGGCCGGGACCATGTACTCGGGCAGTGTCTCCCGCAGGTGGCGCTGGAGTTCGTCGGCCTGCGGGAGGTCGCTTCCCGTCGTGGTGACATACGCCGCCAGTCTCCGCTCCCCCGGCGCCGGCTCGTGCACGGTCACCGCGCAGGT
It includes:
- a CDS encoding non-ribosomal peptide synthetase; the encoded protein is MAELKSSPLSPDPLVGPTPSCLELIAAVARSTPLRPAIRVGGRTVSYAELERRSDALAGRLAELVPGPGGVVGVRAAERVEYVVALLAALKAGVAFLPLDPEAPQARVAAILADSGAVLLSEGEEGRGEARRRIADPGELAYVIYTSGTTGTPKGVAVSRGPLDGHLAAARARFGITVDDVVLQFSAPYVDVWVEQVLTALTAGACLALTEARVTAPAELAALIRRAGVTVANMPAGYWQEFTALLDHYAGELASLRLMICGSDTMAAASAARWLRETGILLLNAYGPTEAVITSLVHEVRAAEAGTSVPIGRAIGERELYVLDQELTEAPAGVTGELCIGGTALALGYLNRPGLTAQRFVPDPFSPVPGARMYRTGDLVRRLPDGTVEFGGRQDGQVKVRGYRIELGEIETALAAHPQVATCAVTVHEPAPGERRLAAYVTTTGSDLPQADELQRHLRETLPEYMVPATFTVLPALPLSANGKIDRRALPAPEEVREEAPGDAPASELERLIVEVWSEVLGLDGIGLDENFFNLGGDSLTALRVAGRMLDTPYADVSHVTVFEAQTVRELAAAMAAASVPAAGPELTRRQAVTAPLSGLQRGLWTLAQLNPDSTAYNIPWVFELEGPVELTALQAALDVLVARHEVLRSSIATERGEPRQVIHAERAAAIAVTDLTEIEGEEREAAATAAIERDARAAFDLADGPLFRLRLIRHSAEHSTLVAVFHHIIWDESSLGVFESELGELYAAAVKGVDLDWPQLPVQYADYSSWQQEMPQQHHLDYWTAQLRGAPPITALPTDRPRSEQGAPRGDSHRFEIPAETTRRIRELARAEDATPFTVLLAAFAALVHRHTRGEDLVIGTPVTTRSRPELDGLIGYFVNLLPLRLSVTAQHGFRELVRHVRDTSFDAHAHRDTPLDSIVNAVLDDRRIDVSPLFQTAFELHPSSGSTVHLGELIGTRRLHAHQVAKFELVWMVEDPGAALRGWIEFDARLYDPATIAGFCREWIELLGRYTAEPAAQVGEPSGAADMVGAAGTVVERFEERVRACPEAVALVRPGADDGKGEWSYRELNARANQVAWWLRGHGVGVGDRVGLHVGRSLECVALMLGVLKAGAAYVPLEPGVPFERLAHFVRDAAPVLVVSADPVVAAGLGVRVLDVADQELAQHQTADPQVRLSPEDAFYVPYTSGSTGVPKGTLVPHRAVPGFFAGQGYACWGPGSTAVLHSALSWDGHVLDLYPALLSGGRVLIPEPGDTDPIGVAQFAAEHGATVLLLSAAAFGAVVTADPGLLKNLRDLLLGGDRIPVDHFRRVLTELPEVNVVHLYGPSEATVAATVHQVRPTDLARPVVPIGRAVGDRIVHVLDEELRPSAAGETGELYISGPALGHGYLNRAALTARSFLPDPFGAEPGARLYRTGDLVRRLPDGTMEFIGRRDGQVKVRGYRIELGEIENALAAHPQVATCAVTVHEPTPGDKRLAAYLTAEAGASPQPADLRRHLLTVLPDYMVPASFTVLSELPLTAHGKVDRRALPAPDSTAGQHGDQDAERVELVGELERHVAEAWSEVLGVRDIGVDDNFFQLGGDSLRAVRVAVLLAETLAREVPPRLIFSCKTVSALAAQLA